The following nucleotide sequence is from Salvia miltiorrhiza cultivar Shanhuang (shh) chromosome 7, IMPLAD_Smil_shh, whole genome shotgun sequence.
ttagagaaaattgctccacaaccgtaaaagcggcaccaaaaatggatgatggaaggaatgagttggttgagcaactccaactacaattggcgttgatgcaacttaagttgcgtgttttggaagccaaaagaaattgtaggcaaccaatgatccaaaaagccttccaaccaacaccttcctatggtgagtattatgacatggggtgcaatgccatggagtggcaatcaccattggagtatgaggaccatttcaatagttggaattatgaaaattcttattccactcaagaaggcttccaagggggaaatcgatactatcaagaggagaaatcgaattcgaaagatgatctcctacaatgcttcttaactacacaagcttggatagaaaaaagtctagcaaaatcggaggttatgctagatgagcaaaggaggtctttggctaccactatggaaaatcaaaagcgaattgatgatttgtgcatggccattagcctacggaatggaaccttgtatgaggaaccaatgccgatgctaagtgaagagcctcaagaagttgaagaagagtataaagaagatgaggatcaattctccaaaccccttgaagtcgagagcccaacttttccaacgcaacctctacaattccaaaaagatgaagatttcacaagttttaaagaatgcaaagtcaaaaattttgtcgatccttacctcgacatgggcgattctatgaaggcttgcttctttcacttttatttatcttcatcttttgattttcactttgatttgtctaataaggaattgtttgagtgtggtggtactctagatggtgaacgagattatcatgacgcccgggatgtctcaagaattgtaaagccaccatatttttgggtcgcggtggatggagcatgcaaatttgatgagaaatggccaccgcctaagcctccacctcgtttgtgagtacgagacaagtaaccattttctccttcatccaaacttatttctcctttgtgtgaaataagtttggggggagggtgaagatgggttacttatctcatttatccgttgtttatttatttagttagtttagttatGTTACAATAATTAGTTTTGTCTATGTTTTTTTtagcttttccttgtcttttatttttgagcttgattgttgaaacacatgagttggatgaaatgtgtgttgggcttatgatatgaatgttgcttttgaaaagaaattgttgtgtttcacttgttgattttgcatgtagagtttgaacttgtgacaaatgAGCTAAATATtttacctccaagaacttgcaaataaaatgagcttgtgagaattgagccctTGATTGTCATCcaattacaatctcattttgttcttgagtgtaaatcgattgagcatgtatgttggtctctagaacttgccatgagtcctctcttgaaaataaaagtagatgtgttgttaatattgaagtgatttaaggccatctttgttagccacttgaccccaattgtgccaaattctcatatgatcctagtttaccccttttgtgccttgtagcctttctttgaatgaaccaatgataaaggggtggaacttagagtgttagtggttgcttttatgaagaaaaaagtttgggaaatgattgaaattgcttatcaagctttgattgtgtgaaaatcactaatcccctatgagctcaaaaagaaaaagaaatgaaaatgaatgtgaataaaagagcataaaggggagtgatttgccttttgaatcatagccatgatagatatcactaaggatgaaaagatgaaatgtagggattttggtttatgtttgataagagaaatagtaaagtcgatttgttcattatgattatttgatcgtgggatgagtcactttgcctaaaaacacctcacctcaccaaagagccctcattacaacccaatgaaagcccttgttgatcattatttataacacattgaagtatagagagttaggataaatggcaagcttatggtagattgtatacattgtttcaatttgagtgcaaacacgtccaatctaaacacttgagagttgagtgcatcattgaaacatccacatttgtgaggattcaagcttggaggccataatattgaactcttcatcacttgtgattttttggaatgcatttctacttgtgatacacttttgaaagatttttgaaattgttgaagcccttgaaatgacaccaattcattctcacatgtttgttatcttttatttctcttctctttgttgtttggggacaaacaacgctttaagtttgggggggttgacaaacatggttttcgtacctcaattccacatgatttgttgtcatttcccttcatattttgcttgccaatgcgtgtttgtaccataatgttgagttttatgaagatttgatgtcttggtgtagttttggagtaatttcaggaaaaatcaaggattaattggaggattttgaagatattatattgaagtacgtctcgagaggaatccgtgagcgcaaacggcgatcaaatccgagtccggacgagggagaacggagcaaaacgagcggactgcgcataacgcccagtagcccgcggtcaccacccgcggccgcggggtgggaccgcgggtcagctgcccccgactcaggagacacccgcggtcaccacccgcggccgcggggcgggaccgcgggtcccctgaggatcccccacgtttgaaggccgcggacgcgggccgtgaccgcgggaaaagggcggggcttcccccaagtgggccccagacgcgattttagccccaaaactccatttttcccttcttttctaacatcattcaccacacacacccacttcatcttccccaactctccaatcccaaaccctagcctccattctctaccattttttctctcttccacacacaaaaacaacaccaaaatcaaataaagaaggggaagacttgaaaggagctcatcaagactacatgattgaagatcaagattataggatttgtctatgaatctctatctctctatatctttatttatgttttcttatgacttgggatttgtttttattatgaatatgcttggctaaaatcccttatcttagggattagattagatggatttgtaatggattgatttctttgttcaatatatatcttgattgtgcttattgttatcttttcaagtcctagatttatctcttgtatgattggttggccaccttttgtgcatttctaatttgtgatttaaatcgggagaggataattacaatagattaggagtttgatacatatcatctcaataaaccgggaggttgagaggtgggtgagggcttgttgatcttttgtgctcttgggagttataggttagaaattgaccggggacggcaattatgacccgtaatctactgttttagtcgtccgggagggggctaaaactagtggggagatcgccctagataagtaggccatatcaagatttatattgatttagattgaagttcattacgatccatcgaaatctagtccctaggataactttcattcgagtcattccccaatttattaactaagtttatcttgttgttattttatttacttgctttatttagctttgttttagttctcaatatctcttcatctttggtttgtctaaatagattgaaaacaacttattaataatatttagaagtttgaattcaccaatccttgtgggatacgaccttgcttccctatgttgcaactacaccgtatacttgcggcgtggtgaaaataatagcgaacatgGACACCTCATCGAGCAGCAGCCATCACGATCAGAGCATTGGGGGCGATCACCCCGTTGATTCTGGTCGAAGGTCTCACAGTCACAGAGCCCCGAGGCCTAGGCACGAGGATGCTCCTGCACCTTCACAGTGGAGCGAGGAGGATTGGCAGCGCATGCAGCACATGATGCGCGAGAGTGAGGAACGGGTAGCGAGGACCGTGGAGGACAGCCTGTTCAGGAGGATTAAGAGATATTTCGAGGACAAGTTCGATGCTATGCGTTGCCGATGCTCGCATAGCACTGATGTTCACGTGCCCAGACCTGCTCCACGATCTCACTCTGACAGGAGACGCGAGCCCCAGCCCGAGCCCGACTCCGATCCGGCGCAGCCTACATCCTCAGAGGCCCCATCGCATAACCAATCCCCTGCACATGAGTCTCCTGCACGAGAGGTGGGACAGACTACTGGTGATGCCATGCACACCCCGCAGTGGCAGCATGATCCGTTTGGTGGCCCGACTAGTTTTGGGCATGTGCAGACTCCGCACATGGGTGTCCACCACATGCCCACATTCGAGGCGTCCAGTTCTTATGGTGGGCCACGCTACTCGTGGGCTGAGCCGGGCACGAGTTCAGCATACCCTTTTGAGCCGGCCCGTTCTTCGGCTCCGATCCTGACTCAAGATGAGATGCACGAGTATTGGAAGCAGTTTAGAGGGGTATGTTGTCGTTGCATTAAAtttacaagtcatttaatttaaattatgtcaacATTGTTTAACTTGCGTTGTTTTATGTGAATTATAGGGAGTTTCTGAGGCAGTAGCTGCTGTTCCCCTCAGTATTTGTGCACCGGAGGCTCCACGCAGAAGTCGCCGAGAACGGAACCCGTCGGCTGCACTTCGATCACCATACGTGCACAGCGCCGTGCCGAGACCCGTCGACTCACAGTATGTTGACGGGTTTGACCGTATGATGAAAGCTGGCAACCGTGGCAACTACCGGACGATGTCGGTGGCAGAGAGCGAACACCCTCTCCCGTTTAGCTTTTGGACCACTATGCAAAACACGAGGAGAGACCTCTCGTCCAATGTTGGTTAATTTATGAATCAGTTGTTATCATGTAAGTCTGGTCACTTGTTACTAACATTTAAGTACGTGCAGGCTGTTGATTGCTACATGATGACGATGAGATCGAGGTTGATGACTTCTCTTGGTCGACCAGCTTGTCGACGAGAAAGGTTTGGCAAAACAATATCAGTTGCAACTTCAAACGGAATTTCCCAGTGCTCTAAGGGAGGCAAGTGATTTACTGGACCGGAGTATGTTTGAACCAGTGAACTCCGCAGGTAGTAAGCTTCCACGTAATCTTCCACTGGCTCTTTCGCCTCACTGCGAAAAGAAAGATTATATTTAGTAGGCATCTAATAactgtaattttataataaaatagatttagcatacgtaatggctgcgatcgcatgagaacacggcATGCCGTCCAGGTCGAATTCATTGCATTCACAGCTCTTCGCTTGAAGGTCAACCATGAAGCGACGATCACCAGCACGAACCCTGTATTTTCTCTCGGAGGTCCTCTTCGCAGTGTAGCGACGACTCTTTGAGATCTCCGCACTTATCTTCTGTTTTGCCTCTGGAGTAAGAAGGTCATCGCTCTCTTCCGCAGACGCAAGCCTGTCATTGAACCACTGCTCCAGAACCATCCTGATTGCCTCCAGCATGGAGCATATAGGAAGGCGTCTGGCCCACAACAAACGGGCATTCAAAGCCTCGGCAGCATTAGATGTAAGAAAACTATAACGGGTCACCGGACTttgtgatcgtgcccacttctcAGGGCCTACGCGCATCAACTTCCCGTACGCCGCCGGCTTCAATTGAGCCATAGCCGACATTGCACGTGAAAATTCTGAGTCCGTGTAGGCGTATGCAGCCTGGCGGAAAAGCTCCACAACAGCTTGCCCGTAGCCCTTAATTTTGTTCTGCAAGTGGTAGTAGCAAAGaccgtgagtagcatttggtaactcgctcttcacaacattagcaatggagacatgcgcatcagAGACAACTAGTAAGTTGTCGGGCTGACCAAAAGTTTGTCTCACATTTGAGAGGAACCACTTCCatgactcatcattctcgatcggcCCGACACCAAATGCCAACGGAAAAAACTTGCTCGTTTGCGTCTTTTGTCACGGCGACGAACAAAATGCCATTGTTCttccccttcaagtgtgtgTCGTCGACCACAATCACTGGCCGAAGCGAAAAGAAGAAAGGTGTGATGGAAGCCGCAAGAGCAAGAAACAGATGTTTGAACCGGTTGTTTTCGTCTACTTCCAAATCCATCACGGTGCCTGGATTCGCTTGACTTAGGGCATACAAATATTTGGGCAGAAGAAGGAACGAATCATCAATTCGACCGTATATCTTCTCTAAGCtgagatttcttgcacgcagcgcgacatcatatttgattctgacgccaaattcacgtaacaactccgacataatagatttcggcttaatgacctctccGTC
It contains:
- the LOC130993931 gene encoding uncharacterized protein LOC130993931, which gives rise to MDTSSSSSHHDQSIGGDHPVDSGRRSHSHRAPRPRHEDAPAPSQWSEEDWQRMQHMMRESEERVARTVEDSLFRRIKRYFEDKFDAMRCRCSHSTDVHVPRPAPRSHSDRRREPQPEPDSDPAQPTSSEAPSHNQSPAHESPAREVGQTTGDAMHTPQWQHDPFGGPTSFGHVQTPHMGVHHMPTFEASSSYGGPRYSWAEPGTSSAYPFEPARSSAPILTQDEMHEYWKQFRGGVSEAVAAVPLSICAPEAPRRSRRERNPSAALRSPYVHSAVPRPVDSQYVDGFDRMMKAGNRGNYRTMSVAESEHPLPFSFWTTMQNTRRDLSSNVG